The Propionibacterium freudenreichii subsp. freudenreichii genome contains a region encoding:
- a CDS encoding FtsB family cell division protein, with protein MVSSRSSRRRSAPPSAGDTPSTRTAARTSRRSSHERARLETQTSSGAEGDESGNEATGPVARTGARMTRRLAAVLAIVAVLIISLITSLRVYVDQRQQISQARAAIASSQEHISQLDNEQQRWNDPDYVRAQARSRLGWVMPGETGYQVVDANGDPYGGGAKIDRTGVGAQQAEAWWQRAWDSNKSADKPTETPTPSRIERVVGPSAAPTSGG; from the coding sequence ATGGTCTCGTCCCGTTCCAGCCGGCGCCGCAGTGCGCCCCCCTCGGCGGGCGACACCCCCAGCACCCGCACCGCAGCGCGCACCTCGCGTCGCAGCTCGCATGAACGCGCCCGCCTGGAGACCCAGACGAGCTCGGGTGCCGAGGGCGACGAGTCGGGCAACGAGGCAACCGGCCCGGTCGCCCGCACCGGCGCCCGCATGACCCGGCGGTTGGCCGCCGTCCTGGCGATCGTGGCGGTGCTGATCATCTCGCTGATCACCAGCCTGCGGGTCTACGTCGACCAGCGCCAGCAGATATCCCAGGCCAGGGCGGCCATCGCGTCCAGCCAGGAGCACATCAGCCAGCTTGACAACGAGCAGCAGCGCTGGAACGACCCGGACTATGTGCGGGCCCAGGCGCGCAGCAGGCTCGGCTGGGTGATGCCCGGCGAGACCGGCTACCAGGTGGTGGATGCCAACGGCGACCCCTACGGCGGCGGGGCCAAGATCGACCGCACCGGCGTCGGGGCACAGCAGGCAGAGGCGTGGTGGCAGCGCGCATGGGACAGCAACAAGAGCGCTGACAAGCCCACCGAGACGCCGACGCCGAGTCGGATCGAACGGGTCGTGGGACCCAGCGCCGCGCCAACCAGCGGAGGCTGA
- a CDS encoding IS481-like element ISPfr17 family transposase — protein sequence MTHANAPLTPEGRRRLAVLVVEQGWSLRRAAERFQCSPATVKRWADRYRAGLPLIDRSSRPTSSPNRLSRKTEHRIVALRFTRRWGPHRIAYHLRLHRSTVGRVLARYKMPKLINIDQATGLPVRRPKPTRYEVAAPGQLVHVDIKKQGRIPDGGGWRAHGRGSMQDRHAGVARDKAARAGAAGSRGYRYLHHAVDDHSRIAYSEILDDERKETAAGFWTRANAFFAGLGVTVTAVMTDNGSCYRSGAFADALGDEVKHKWTRPYRPQTNGKVERFNRTLAVEWAYAKPYASEAERAAAYETWLHHYNHHRPHTGIGGQTPSARVHNVTGKYS from the coding sequence GTGACTCACGCTAACGCACCCTTGACACCGGAAGGGCGTCGTCGTCTTGCTGTTCTCGTCGTGGAACAGGGCTGGTCGTTGCGGCGGGCGGCGGAACGGTTCCAGTGCTCGCCCGCGACGGTGAAGCGGTGGGCCGACAGGTACCGGGCAGGGCTGCCGTTGATCGACCGTAGTTCGAGGCCCACCTCGTCACCGAACCGGCTTTCGCGTAAGACGGAGCATCGGATCGTCGCGTTGCGGTTCACTCGCCGGTGGGGTCCGCACCGGATCGCGTATCACCTGCGGTTGCACCGTTCCACGGTCGGTCGGGTGCTCGCCCGATACAAGATGCCGAAGCTGATCAACATCGACCAGGCCACCGGGCTGCCGGTTCGCCGCCCGAAGCCGACACGGTACGAGGTCGCCGCGCCGGGCCAGCTCGTGCACGTAGATATCAAGAAACAAGGCCGGATCCCCGACGGCGGCGGGTGGCGTGCCCACGGTCGCGGATCCATGCAGGACCGTCACGCGGGAGTGGCCCGCGACAAGGCAGCCCGTGCCGGGGCAGCCGGCTCTCGCGGCTACCGGTATCTGCACCACGCCGTGGACGACCACTCCCGGATCGCGTACTCAGAGATCCTTGACGACGAGCGCAAAGAGACCGCAGCGGGGTTCTGGACCCGCGCGAACGCGTTCTTCGCAGGCCTGGGCGTCACAGTCACCGCGGTGATGACCGACAACGGTTCCTGCTACCGGTCAGGCGCCTTCGCTGACGCGCTCGGCGACGAGGTGAAGCACAAGTGGACCCGGCCATACCGGCCGCAGACCAACGGCAAGGTCGAGCGGTTCAACCGAACCCTCGCCGTCGAGTGGGCCTACGCGAAGCCCTACGCCAGCGAAGCCGAGCGCGCCGCAGCCTACGAGACCTGGCTCCATCACTACAATCACCACAGACCCCACACCGGGATCGGCGGCCAGACTCCCTCAGCCCGCGTTCACAACGTCACGGGGAAGTACAGCTAG
- a CDS encoding TetR/AcrR family transcriptional regulator, which produces MRPTLSRDYILHTALHIVDRDGSDKLTMRRLGTELGVDPMAIYHYVPNKAALFDGIAETIWSSLDLGVPSPDESWQQQLIAAMRALRGVLRAHPNAVALVGTRPVTSPELLTVIEQLLGFLTEAGMPADADTADLLSTLVNYTIGQVLAEVGEPVGAESAPANYQALSPQTHPHLSALLNNGWTYDPDAQYDHGLNALLAGWRQT; this is translated from the coding sequence ATGCGCCCGACCCTGTCCCGGGACTACATCCTTCACACTGCATTGCACATCGTGGACCGTGACGGTTCCGACAAACTCACCATGCGCCGGCTGGGCACCGAGCTTGGCGTAGATCCGATGGCCATTTACCACTATGTGCCGAACAAGGCCGCCCTGTTCGACGGCATTGCCGAGACGATCTGGTCATCGCTCGACCTGGGCGTCCCGAGCCCGGACGAAAGCTGGCAGCAGCAACTCATCGCCGCCATGCGCGCCTTGCGTGGAGTCCTGCGGGCGCACCCGAACGCGGTCGCCCTCGTCGGCACCCGGCCCGTAACCAGCCCCGAGCTCCTAACCGTCATAGAGCAACTGCTCGGCTTTCTCACCGAGGCGGGCATGCCTGCAGACGCTGATACGGCCGATCTGCTGAGCACCCTGGTCAACTACACGATCGGCCAAGTCCTCGCAGAGGTCGGCGAGCCGGTCGGAGCAGAGTCAGCCCCAGCCAATTACCAGGCCCTGTCTCCCCAGACCCACCCACATCTGAGCGCCCTGCTGAACAACGGCTGGACTTACGATCCGGACGCCCAGTATGACCACGGTCTCAACGCCCTGCTCGCAGGCTGGCGCCAGACCTGA
- the eno gene encoding phosphopyruvate hydratase, giving the protein MASIEFIEAREILDSRGNPTVEVEVVLDDGSSARAGVPSGASTGQFEAVELRDGDENRYGGKGVQKAVGNVVETIGEEVLGMEASRQRELDEAMIELDGTDNKAKLGANAILGVSLAAAKASAESAELQLYQYIGGPTANELPVPMMNILNGGAHADSNVDIQEFMIAPIGAKSFAEAMRIGAEVYHTLKGVLKERGLGTGLGDEGGFAPNLDNNREALDLIEDAIKAAGYKPGKDVALALDLAASEFYTDGRYEFEGKSRSTAEMIEYLEKLVNDYPLVSIEDPLDEEDWDGWSTLTERIGDKVQIVGDDLFVTNVERLQKGITEKAANALLVKVNQIGTLTETIDAVTLAHRNGFHTMMSHRSGETEDTTIADLAVALGCGQIKSGAPARGERVAKYNQLIRIEEDLDEAATYAGAGAFPKFDSTKW; this is encoded by the coding sequence GTGGCAAGTATCGAATTCATCGAGGCCCGCGAAATTCTTGATTCGCGCGGCAACCCCACCGTCGAGGTTGAGGTCGTTCTGGATGACGGCTCGTCGGCCCGTGCAGGCGTCCCGTCGGGTGCGTCAACCGGCCAGTTCGAGGCCGTTGAGCTGCGCGACGGCGACGAGAACCGCTACGGCGGTAAGGGCGTGCAGAAGGCCGTCGGCAATGTGGTCGAGACCATTGGCGAGGAAGTCCTCGGCATGGAGGCCAGCAGGCAGCGTGAGCTCGACGAGGCGATGATCGAGCTGGACGGCACCGACAACAAGGCCAAGCTCGGCGCGAACGCCATCCTGGGCGTCTCGCTGGCCGCGGCCAAGGCATCGGCGGAGTCGGCCGAGCTGCAGCTCTACCAGTACATCGGCGGCCCGACCGCCAATGAGCTGCCCGTCCCCATGATGAACATCCTCAATGGTGGCGCCCACGCCGACTCCAACGTCGACATCCAGGAGTTCATGATCGCTCCGATCGGCGCGAAGTCCTTCGCCGAGGCCATGCGCATCGGCGCCGAGGTCTACCACACGCTCAAGGGCGTGCTCAAGGAGCGCGGGCTGGGCACAGGCCTGGGCGACGAGGGTGGCTTCGCCCCCAACCTCGACAACAACCGTGAGGCGCTCGACCTCATCGAGGACGCCATCAAGGCCGCCGGTTACAAGCCCGGCAAGGACGTCGCACTGGCGCTCGACCTGGCCGCCTCGGAGTTCTACACCGATGGCCGCTACGAGTTCGAGGGCAAGTCGCGCAGCACCGCCGAGATGATCGAGTACCTCGAGAAGCTCGTCAATGACTACCCGCTGGTTTCCATCGAGGATCCCCTCGACGAGGAGGACTGGGACGGCTGGTCGACGCTCACCGAGCGCATCGGCGACAAGGTGCAGATCGTCGGCGACGACCTGTTCGTCACCAATGTCGAGCGCCTGCAGAAGGGCATCACCGAGAAGGCGGCCAACGCGCTGCTGGTGAAGGTGAACCAGATCGGCACCCTCACCGAGACCATCGACGCAGTGACCCTGGCGCATCGCAATGGCTTCCACACCATGATGAGCCACCGCTCCGGCGAGACCGAGGACACCACGATCGCCGACCTGGCCGTGGCCCTTGGCTGTGGCCAGATCAAGTCGGGTGCACCGGCCCGCGGCGAGCGCGTTGCCAAGTACAACCAGCTCATCCGCATCGAGGAGGACCTCGACGAGGCCGCCACCTACGCGGGTGCCGGGGCTTTCCCGAAGTTCGACTCCACCAAGTGGTGA
- a CDS encoding DUF501 domain-containing protein produces the protein MRQIEPLSPADEQIVAEQLGREPRAVVGVAWRCPCGRPGVIATEPRLPNGSPFPTTYYLTCPRAVAACSRLEANGVMAEMTRRLENDPELAERYRAAHESYLADRAALGEVPELDGISAGGMPTRVKCLHALLGHALAVGPGVNPLGDETVRAVGEFWKHSCVPRPEGSKR, from the coding sequence ATGCGCCAAATCGAGCCCCTCAGTCCCGCTGACGAGCAGATTGTCGCCGAGCAACTCGGCCGCGAGCCACGGGCCGTCGTGGGGGTCGCCTGGCGATGCCCCTGCGGACGTCCCGGCGTGATCGCCACCGAACCGCGGCTGCCCAACGGCTCTCCGTTCCCCACCACCTATTACCTCACCTGCCCGCGCGCCGTGGCGGCGTGCTCACGGCTGGAGGCCAACGGCGTGATGGCCGAGATGACGCGGCGCCTTGAGAACGATCCGGAGCTGGCCGAGCGCTACCGGGCGGCCCACGAGTCCTATCTGGCCGATCGTGCCGCGCTGGGCGAGGTGCCCGAGCTGGACGGCATCAGCGCCGGCGGTATGCCCACCCGCGTGAAGTGCCTGCACGCGCTGCTCGGCCATGCGCTGGCGGTAGGGCCGGGCGTCAACCCGCTCGGTGACGAGACGGTGCGCGCCGTGGGTGAGTTCTGGAAGCACTCCTGCGTCCCACGCCCGGAGGGGAGCAAGCGATGA
- a CDS encoding ABC transporter ATP-binding protein, translating into MLVAKGIIKSYGNLKVLRGVDLSVERGQILGLMGVNGAGKTTLISILAGLTRPDAGDVHIGGVDLLRHRRQAARHIGVAPQALGIYPTLTVQENLDCFAGLAGYSGRKARSRTAEIARLMGLQDLLDRPAGHLSGGQQRRLHTGMALLGHPDVLFLDEPTVGSDVQSREVLLSIVTHMANEGTAVIYTTHYPAELEQLDATINVLVNGRITVTGSVQEVTGQWASSSIFLHFRGKTPRKWTGGRKTAADWFQSGRSAIPVRCSARH; encoded by the coding sequence ATGTTGGTAGCCAAGGGAATCATCAAGTCGTATGGGAACCTCAAGGTTCTCCGCGGCGTCGATCTGTCGGTCGAGCGAGGGCAAATTCTTGGCCTCATGGGGGTGAATGGGGCGGGCAAGACGACACTGATTTCGATCCTTGCCGGACTGACGCGGCCGGATGCCGGCGACGTGCACATTGGGGGCGTGGATCTGCTTCGTCACCGCCGCCAGGCCGCCCGGCATATCGGGGTCGCCCCACAGGCGTTGGGCATCTACCCGACCCTGACGGTGCAGGAGAACCTGGATTGCTTTGCGGGGCTGGCTGGTTACTCCGGTCGGAAGGCCCGTTCCCGGACTGCTGAGATCGCGCGGTTGATGGGTCTGCAGGATCTGCTCGACCGGCCCGCAGGTCACCTCAGCGGTGGCCAACAGCGGCGTCTGCATACCGGGATGGCGCTTCTGGGTCACCCGGACGTCTTGTTCCTGGACGAGCCGACAGTCGGCTCGGATGTGCAATCACGCGAGGTGCTGCTCAGCATCGTCACACATATGGCGAATGAGGGCACCGCCGTGATCTATACGACGCACTACCCCGCTGAGCTTGAGCAGTTGGATGCAACCATCAACGTGCTCGTCAACGGCAGGATCACGGTGACCGGCAGTGTCCAGGAAGTCACCGGGCAGTGGGCCTCATCATCGATATTCCTTCATTTCCGGGGCAAGACACCGCGGAAGTGGACGGGTGGAAGGAAGACCGCGGCGGACTGGTTCCAATCCGGCCGGTCAGCGATCCCGGTCAGATGCTCGGCCAGACATTGA
- a CDS encoding ABC transporter permease, translating to MSLLPSMSIARTTWRLQLRDPGSSVIMTLLPLILVPLLNPSAKAQLILSGYPNASGAEQTVPGLAILCAFLSVEQVTTLFFREHAWGTWDRLRASAASTADIVTGKVVVRFLIQLAQTAIVFAVGALIFGYRPNGSVLAIGIVVIVFTAMLVAFGVMLVALFRTMDQADTVGMLVGMLLAGLGGALAPVASFPGWVQSLAHVSPAFWVLDALRRLTLDSAHLTDVMPAIIGTLAFTAGFALIAAVSFRSNAVKVGTT from the coding sequence ATGTCGTTGCTGCCTAGCATGTCGATTGCCAGAACTACCTGGAGGCTGCAGCTGCGCGATCCTGGGTCGTCAGTAATCATGACCCTCCTGCCGCTCATCCTCGTGCCGCTGCTGAACCCCAGCGCGAAGGCACAGCTGATCCTGTCCGGATATCCGAACGCCAGCGGTGCCGAGCAGACGGTGCCTGGGCTCGCCATATTGTGCGCGTTCCTGTCCGTTGAGCAGGTCACCACCTTGTTCTTCCGCGAACATGCGTGGGGAACATGGGACCGGCTGCGCGCCAGCGCGGCGTCCACTGCCGACATCGTGACAGGCAAAGTTGTTGTCCGCTTCCTGATTCAGCTCGCTCAGACTGCCATCGTCTTCGCCGTGGGTGCGCTCATCTTCGGTTACCGTCCCAACGGCTCGGTGCTCGCGATCGGTATCGTCGTGATCGTGTTCACCGCCATGCTCGTCGCCTTTGGCGTGATGCTTGTCGCGCTGTTTCGCACCATGGATCAGGCCGATACGGTCGGAATGCTCGTGGGCATGCTCCTGGCCGGCCTGGGCGGCGCCCTGGCACCTGTCGCGTCGTTCCCCGGCTGGGTGCAATCGCTGGCCCACGTCAGCCCCGCCTTCTGGGTGTTGGACGCCCTGCGCCGCCTCACCCTGGACAGCGCACACCTGACTGACGTGATGCCCGCGATAATCGGCACGCTCGCCTTTACCGCCGGGTTCGCACTGATTGCCGCCGTCAGCTTCCGCTCCAATGCCGTGAAAGTAGGCACCACATGA
- a CDS encoding Ppx/GppA phosphatase family protein, translated as MRVAAIDCGTNTMRLFVASLNPDGSLHEYDRRLLFVGLGQGVDATGLFAPDALNRAFDACEQFNEIIADLDCERGRFVATSATRDAQNRDELFRGVRARLGINAEVVSGQEEAHLSFRGALSGIRSKADPVLVMDSGGGSTELVRGVGAGADLAHIDASVSLNIGSRRLRERILRSDPPTADEIARARQLVRSELDSSGVELSDIRTFIGVAGTVTTMSALAQHLRRYDRSRVHGSVLSQAAVHEVADRLLGATVSEVVSWGPVQPQRAEVLCAGALIVEEVASRVGAPELVVSESDILDGIALSMLVDGKGQAISAD; from the coding sequence ATGAGGGTTGCGGCGATCGACTGCGGAACGAACACGATGAGGTTGTTCGTGGCAAGCCTCAACCCCGATGGATCGCTGCACGAATACGACCGCAGGCTGTTGTTCGTGGGGTTGGGTCAGGGCGTCGACGCCACCGGCCTGTTCGCCCCCGATGCCCTCAACCGCGCGTTCGACGCCTGCGAGCAGTTCAACGAGATCATTGCCGACCTCGACTGCGAGCGGGGACGCTTCGTGGCCACCTCGGCCACCCGCGACGCCCAGAACCGCGACGAGCTGTTCCGTGGGGTGCGCGCCCGGCTGGGCATCAACGCCGAGGTGGTGTCGGGGCAGGAAGAGGCGCACCTGAGTTTCCGGGGGGCCCTGTCGGGCATCCGGTCCAAGGCCGACCCGGTGTTGGTGATGGACTCCGGTGGGGGATCCACCGAGCTGGTGCGCGGCGTCGGCGCGGGCGCGGACCTGGCCCACATCGACGCGTCGGTGAGCCTCAACATCGGTTCCCGGCGACTGCGCGAGCGCATCCTGCGCTCTGACCCGCCCACGGCCGACGAGATCGCCCGTGCCCGGCAGTTGGTGCGCTCCGAGCTCGACTCGAGCGGGGTGGAGCTGTCCGACATCCGCACCTTCATCGGCGTGGCCGGCACCGTGACCACCATGTCCGCCCTTGCACAGCACCTGCGCCGCTACGACCGCTCGCGCGTGCACGGCTCGGTGTTGAGCCAGGCAGCGGTGCACGAGGTGGCTGATCGGCTGCTGGGTGCCACCGTGTCCGAGGTGGTCAGCTGGGGGCCCGTGCAGCCGCAGCGTGCCGAGGTGTTGTGCGCCGGGGCCCTGATCGTCGAGGAGGTCGCCTCCCGCGTGGGGGCACCCGAACTCGTGGTGAGCGAGTCCGACATCCTCGATGGCATCGCGTTGAGCATGCTGGTGGACGGCAAGGGACAGGCGATCAGCGCCGACTAG
- a CDS encoding MazG family protein, with product MNQRPDDVGSLPAAAQRAGEEFARLVAVNQTLRIECPWDARQTHLSLVKHLIEETAEVVDAIEVGTADDQREELGDLLMQVVFHASIASDEGEYDIAEVVRGITDKLIARHPYVYGDAEVPDDLDASWERRKKAAKHRDSSLDGIADALPTLARAAKVAQRVHDVGPDMGPAQDEDLSISDREAGEKILSLVRRAQRVGVDADQATRAALRRWEAEIRAAEQS from the coding sequence ATGAACCAGCGCCCCGACGATGTGGGCTCGTTGCCCGCGGCGGCCCAACGGGCCGGCGAGGAATTCGCCCGGCTCGTGGCAGTGAACCAGACGCTGCGCATCGAATGCCCCTGGGACGCCAGGCAGACCCATCTCAGCCTGGTGAAGCACCTCATCGAGGAGACGGCCGAGGTGGTGGACGCCATCGAGGTCGGCACGGCCGATGACCAGCGCGAGGAGCTCGGCGACCTGCTGATGCAGGTGGTCTTCCACGCGTCCATCGCCTCTGACGAGGGCGAATACGACATCGCCGAGGTGGTGCGCGGCATCACCGACAAGCTCATTGCCCGCCATCCCTATGTCTATGGCGACGCCGAGGTGCCCGATGACCTCGACGCCAGCTGGGAACGACGCAAGAAGGCCGCCAAGCATCGCGATTCGTCGTTGGACGGCATCGCCGACGCCCTGCCCACGCTGGCGCGGGCGGCCAAGGTGGCCCAGCGGGTGCACGACGTGGGTCCCGACATGGGGCCGGCCCAGGATGAGGACCTTTCGATCAGTGATCGTGAGGCCGGCGAGAAGATTCTCAGCCTCGTGCGCCGGGCCCAACGCGTCGGAGTGGACGCGGACCAGGCCACGCGCGCGGCATTGCGCCGCTGGGAGGCCGAAATCAGGGCCGCCGAACAGTCCTGA